A region from the Polaribacter sp. Hel1_33_78 genome encodes:
- a CDS encoding glycosyl hydrolase, with the protein MKILKLLLICLLLFPLTLQSQKRKKKVKEPAIAITDSLFHGLKWRNIGPFRGGRSVTSTGVIGKPHTYYMGATGGGVFKTTDDGITWKNISDGFFKTGSVGAIAVSESDPNIVVVGMGEHAARGVMTSMGDGVYKSMDAGKTWKHLGLDKTRHISDVVIHPTNSDIIYITAQGAQYAPSKERGIYKTTNGGKTWKNILSVNNNTGASSMSMDMTNPRILYAAMWQHQRYPWIMESGGVNSGLFKSIDGGDTWNKMKKGLPKAFGKSGISVSRANPERVFSVIEAKGEKGGVYRSDDAGKTWKQINSNRVNIARSWYYMEIFADPQNENIVYVLNAPVMKSIDGGKSFSNIPVPHGDNHHLWINPTDNNNLINSNDGGANISFNGGKSWSTQQNQPTSQFYRVITDNLVPYNVYGGQQDNSAIGIASRTNDSGIDWKDWYSVAGGESAFIAFDPDAPELVYGGTYQGNISTWSRKSREQKSIKEYPELGLSIAPKDSKYRYNWNAPIITSPHHRATVYHAGNVVFKTIDQGINWSVISPDLTKNEITKHGPGGGPYTNEAAGGENYNTLTALVESTHEKGVLYAGSDDGLLHITKNGGESWENITPEGIKDGIINSIDVSQHDPATAYVVIMRYKSMDLNSHIFKTTDYGQTWTKIVNGLDDPNGFARVVRADKKQPGLLYAGTETGLYVSNDDGAHWQRLKLNLPVVAINDLIIQDNDLVAATSGRGFWILDDLGALQNKSSLNKPIEIVKPKNTYRIFGGTSKAVGQGQNPRSGVTFDYYLEKNIDSLLLTLEVLQNSEVIRTYTNKKDSNLKSWPGGPSKPQILPSKKGYNRFTWDFRRDPLPSIHQVFIFGGLAGSNVAPGNYTLRMTLGSDVSETVATILPNPRVDSSAEDFIEQQKILVTIEATIKEMHESVNQMRSAKTQLTNYAKLLKGKKNADSLIETGEALTKRINSWEENLIQAKQKTFQDVINFNNKLNAQLIQLKSYLDQSNPKVTTGAKERFKDLMQDWQVYKTERDAIIKTEMSAYNALYKSLDIPALIMRNGE; encoded by the coding sequence ATGAAAATACTCAAACTGCTCCTTATTTGTCTTCTTCTTTTTCCACTAACCCTGCAATCTCAAAAAAGAAAAAAGAAAGTAAAAGAACCTGCTATAGCAATTACAGACTCCTTATTTCATGGCTTAAAATGGCGAAATATTGGACCTTTTAGAGGAGGTAGAAGCGTTACCTCTACGGGAGTCATAGGAAAACCTCATACCTATTACATGGGTGCTACTGGTGGTGGAGTTTTTAAAACTACTGATGATGGGATTACATGGAAAAATATCTCAGATGGTTTCTTTAAAACGGGCTCTGTTGGTGCTATAGCTGTTTCAGAAAGTGATCCTAATATTGTTGTTGTTGGAATGGGAGAACATGCAGCAAGAGGTGTTATGACTTCAATGGGAGATGGCGTATATAAATCTATGGATGCCGGAAAAACTTGGAAGCATTTGGGCTTAGATAAAACACGTCATATTTCTGATGTTGTAATTCACCCAACCAATTCTGATATCATTTATATTACTGCTCAAGGAGCGCAGTATGCGCCTTCAAAAGAACGAGGTATCTACAAAACTACAAATGGGGGAAAAACATGGAAAAATATCTTATCTGTAAATAACAATACTGGTGCTTCTTCTATGTCTATGGACATGACCAATCCTCGTATTTTATATGCTGCTATGTGGCAGCATCAAAGATACCCGTGGATTATGGAATCTGGTGGTGTAAATTCTGGATTGTTTAAATCTATCGATGGAGGAGATACATGGAATAAAATGAAAAAAGGATTGCCAAAAGCTTTTGGGAAATCTGGAATTTCTGTTTCTAGAGCAAACCCTGAACGTGTGTTCTCAGTGATAGAAGCAAAAGGTGAAAAAGGAGGTGTATATCGTTCTGATGATGCAGGAAAAACATGGAAACAAATAAATAGTAATCGTGTAAATATTGCACGTTCTTGGTATTATATGGAAATTTTTGCCGATCCTCAAAATGAAAATATTGTATATGTTTTAAACGCTCCTGTAATGAAATCTATAGATGGAGGTAAAAGTTTTTCTAATATTCCTGTACCGCATGGTGATAATCATCATTTGTGGATTAATCCAACAGACAACAATAACCTTATCAATTCAAATGACGGAGGTGCCAATATCTCTTTTAATGGAGGTAAGAGTTGGAGTACGCAACAAAATCAACCAACCTCTCAATTTTATCGCGTAATTACAGACAATTTGGTGCCCTATAATGTCTATGGTGGACAGCAAGATAATTCTGCTATTGGTATTGCTAGCAGAACCAATGATTCCGGAATAGATTGGAAAGATTGGTATTCTGTAGCTGGTGGAGAAAGTGCGTTTATTGCTTTCGACCCTGATGCTCCTGAGTTAGTCTACGGAGGAACTTATCAAGGAAATATTAGCACTTGGTCAAGAAAATCAAGAGAACAAAAATCAATTAAAGAATATCCAGAATTAGGCTTAAGTATTGCTCCTAAAGATTCAAAATATAGATATAATTGGAATGCTCCTATTATCACCTCCCCTCATCATAGAGCTACAGTGTATCATGCTGGAAATGTGGTTTTTAAAACAATAGATCAGGGAATTAATTGGTCAGTAATAAGTCCAGATTTAACTAAAAATGAAATTACCAAACATGGCCCAGGTGGTGGCCCGTATACAAATGAAGCCGCTGGTGGCGAAAATTATAATACACTTACTGCCTTGGTAGAATCAACTCATGAAAAGGGAGTGCTCTATGCCGGTAGTGATGATGGCCTTTTACATATCACAAAAAATGGTGGCGAAAGCTGGGAGAATATTACACCAGAAGGGATTAAAGACGGTATCATAAATAGTATTGATGTTTCCCAACATGATCCAGCCACTGCTTATGTTGTAATTATGAGATACAAATCTATGGACTTAAACTCTCATATTTTTAAAACAACCGATTATGGTCAAACTTGGACAAAAATTGTGAATGGTTTAGACGATCCTAATGGATTTGCAAGGGTGGTAAGAGCAGATAAAAAACAGCCCGGATTATTATATGCGGGAACAGAAACAGGTTTGTATGTGTCTAATGATGATGGGGCTCATTGGCAACGACTAAAACTAAACTTACCAGTAGTTGCTATCAACGATTTAATTATACAAGACAACGACTTAGTGGCCGCAACATCTGGCAGAGGCTTTTGGATTTTAGATGATTTAGGAGCGTTGCAAAATAAAAGTAGCCTCAACAAACCTATTGAAATTGTGAAACCTAAGAATACCTATAGAATTTTTGGCGGCACTTCTAAAGCTGTTGGTCAAGGACAAAACCCAAGAAGTGGTGTTACGTTTGATTATTATCTAGAAAAAAACATAGATTCTTTGCTCCTAACATTAGAGGTTTTACAGAACTCTGAAGTAATAAGAACGTATACTAATAAAAAAGATTCTAATCTTAAATCATGGCCTGGCGGCCCTTCTAAACCTCAAATTTTACCTTCTAAAAAAGGATACAATCGTTTTACTTGGGATTTTAGAAGAGACCCGCTCCCTTCTATACATCAGGTTTTTATTTTTGGTGGCTTAGCTGGCTCAAATGTTGCTCCAGGAAATTATACTTTAAGAATGACATTAGGAAGCGATGTTTCTGAAACCGTGGCAACAATTCTTCCAAATCCTAGAGTTGATTCTTCTGCTGAAGATTTTATAGAGCAACAAAAAATATTAGTTACAATAGAAGCTACCATCAAAGAAATGCATGAGTCTGTAAACCAAATGCGCTCTGCTAAAACACAGCTTACCAACTATGCCAAGCTTTTAAAAGGCAAAAAGAATGCAGATTCATTGATAGAAACAGGAGAGGCTTTGACTAAGCGCATCAATAGCTGGGAAGAAAATCTAATACAAGCAAAGCAAAAAACGTTTCAAGATGTTATTAATTTTAATAACAAACTTAATGCGCAACTTATTCAACTTAAAAGTTATCTAGATCAATCTAACCCCAAAGTTACCACAGGAGCTAAAGAAAGGTTTAAAGATTTAATGCAAGACTGGCAAGTATACAAAACTGAACGAGATGCCATTATAAAAACTGAAATGAGTGCTTATAATGC
- a CDS encoding glycosyl hydrolase, with the protein MKKITLPFLIFLIASATFAQSIDSIFKSVKYRNIGPFRGGRSVAGSGVIGNPMTYYMGNTGGGLWKTEDGGQLWKNISDGYFKTSSVGAIAVSESNPNIIYVGMGEHAPRAVMTSYGDGVYKSTDAGKTWKNVGLKATQHISRIVIHPKNPNILFVAAQGALYGPNEDRGIFKSVDGGVNWSKVLYVNNLTGCAELSMDYNNPLVMYAAMWEHQRLPWKVISGGVGSGLYKTTDGGKTWNKIHKGLPKEKGKMAIAVSRSNSEKVYALVESDSDKELGGLFVSNNAGAKWSKVSSDHSLIQRAWYYIELFIDPNDDEKIYVLNASAQRSIDGGKTWKTITGTHGDHHDLWINPNNSKNMIIANDGGAAVSYNYAKSWSPQNRMATAQFYRVNTDNLFPYNLYGGQQDNSSVKISSLALGSGGIDEHNWSPSAGGESAFLAFDPDNPRYVLGGSYLGTIEILDTKAKASTQIMAAPIQYLGRDGKDMKYRYNWNAPIVRSQHETDTYYHGAQLLLKTRDKGLNWEEISPDLSNNEKKKQGKGGGPYTNEAVGAENYGTLAYVVESPHEKGVIWAATDDGVLQLTKDGGTTWKIVTPKSLPETLINSIEVSPHDKATAYIATTRFKFNDYTPSIYKTTNYGKSWTNISSGIPTGAYTRVVREDTKRKDLLFAGTELGMYISWNGGKQWKSFQLNLPITPITDLKVSHDDLSIATMGRSFWILDDLGLIRQFKGTNKAFALLQPENAVIGNWRSQLNSNSDSFRGTDDSQGVNPANGIVFYYYLPNATKEQELTLVITDKDENLVRTISSKPNPNYIKYPGGPSPEPLLSNKVGLNRFVWDMRYNNLPGAPTAYIEGSFRGHKAMPNAYTAAIKQDNQSSKVSFNILPNPLYNSTKEAYQETHDFQMKTGANLTDMHIRVHKLKKMQHKIAIILKDLPREKKYSMVRSKGEKILKKLISWDEDMVQRKSKAYDDVENFPNKFTAEYIFLINQNDSDLPIVNQGSKDRRVELDQQWKILKSRSEELINTIIPAYNSLLWDHGIGALNIE; encoded by the coding sequence ATGAAAAAAATTACGCTTCCTTTTCTAATATTCTTGATAGCTTCGGCAACCTTCGCACAATCTATAGATTCTATTTTTAAATCTGTCAAATACAGAAATATTGGTCCTTTTAGAGGTGGTAGATCTGTAGCTGGATCTGGTGTAATTGGAAATCCCATGACATATTATATGGGGAATACAGGCGGAGGGCTTTGGAAAACTGAGGATGGTGGTCAGCTCTGGAAAAATATTTCAGATGGCTATTTTAAAACTAGTTCAGTTGGGGCAATAGCAGTTTCTGAAAGTAATCCAAACATAATTTATGTGGGAATGGGTGAGCATGCTCCCAGAGCCGTAATGACTTCTTATGGAGATGGTGTTTATAAATCTACTGATGCCGGTAAAACATGGAAAAATGTGGGACTAAAAGCTACTCAGCATATATCAAGAATAGTAATACACCCAAAAAACCCAAATATCCTTTTCGTAGCAGCACAAGGAGCATTATATGGCCCTAATGAAGATCGTGGTATTTTTAAATCAGTAGATGGCGGCGTCAACTGGAGTAAAGTACTTTATGTAAATAATTTAACAGGTTGTGCAGAATTATCAATGGACTATAACAATCCTTTAGTAATGTATGCTGCAATGTGGGAACATCAGCGCTTGCCTTGGAAAGTGATAAGTGGAGGTGTCGGAAGTGGTCTCTACAAAACTACGGACGGAGGAAAAACTTGGAATAAAATTCACAAAGGCTTGCCAAAAGAGAAAGGTAAAATGGCCATCGCCGTGAGCCGCTCAAATTCTGAAAAAGTGTATGCTTTAGTTGAGAGTGACTCTGACAAAGAGTTGGGTGGATTATTCGTTTCTAACAATGCAGGAGCTAAATGGTCTAAAGTTTCTTCAGATCATAGTCTAATTCAAAGGGCATGGTACTATATAGAGTTGTTTATTGACCCTAATGATGATGAAAAAATATATGTACTCAATGCCAGTGCTCAAAGGTCAATCGATGGCGGAAAAACTTGGAAAACAATAACTGGGACACATGGAGATCACCATGATCTTTGGATTAATCCAAACAACAGTAAAAATATGATAATTGCGAATGACGGTGGCGCGGCTGTATCGTATAATTATGCAAAATCATGGTCACCCCAAAACAGAATGGCAACAGCACAGTTTTATAGAGTCAATACAGACAACTTGTTTCCTTACAATCTTTATGGCGGCCAACAAGATAATTCTTCCGTAAAAATTAGCAGCCTTGCACTAGGCAGCGGTGGTATAGATGAGCATAATTGGTCTCCATCCGCCGGAGGAGAAAGTGCTTTTTTAGCTTTTGACCCTGATAATCCGAGGTACGTGTTAGGAGGCAGTTATTTGGGAACCATTGAAATCTTAGATACCAAAGCTAAAGCCAGTACTCAGATTATGGCTGCTCCCATACAGTATTTGGGCAGAGATGGGAAAGATATGAAATATAGATATAATTGGAATGCACCAATCGTCCGTTCACAGCATGAAACAGACACATACTACCATGGTGCACAACTATTATTAAAGACGAGAGATAAGGGTCTAAATTGGGAAGAAATTTCTCCTGATTTATCCAACAATGAAAAGAAAAAACAAGGAAAAGGTGGCGGACCTTATACAAACGAAGCCGTAGGAGCTGAAAATTATGGCACATTAGCGTATGTTGTTGAGTCACCTCATGAAAAAGGAGTTATTTGGGCTGCAACTGATGATGGTGTTTTACAATTAACTAAAGATGGCGGAACAACTTGGAAGATTGTGACACCAAAAAGTCTTCCCGAGACTTTAATTAATTCGATTGAAGTCTCTCCTCACGATAAGGCAACAGCTTATATTGCGACAACACGATTCAAATTTAACGACTATACCCCTTCTATTTATAAAACTACAAACTATGGTAAATCATGGACCAATATCAGTTCTGGTATTCCAACAGGAGCCTATACAAGGGTTGTTCGAGAAGACACTAAGCGAAAAGACTTACTTTTTGCTGGCACAGAATTAGGTATGTACATATCTTGGAATGGTGGAAAACAATGGAAATCATTTCAATTAAATTTACCCATTACACCAATCACAGATTTAAAAGTTAGCCATGACGACTTAAGCATTGCAACCATGGGTCGATCTTTTTGGATATTAGATGATTTGGGATTAATACGCCAGTTTAAAGGAACTAATAAAGCTTTCGCGCTACTTCAGCCAGAGAATGCTGTTATCGGAAACTGGAGAAGTCAATTAAATAGTAATTCAGATAGTTTCCGAGGTACAGATGATTCCCAAGGTGTTAATCCTGCAAATGGAATTGTATTTTACTATTATTTACCTAATGCCACAAAAGAGCAAGAATTAACTTTAGTGATTACAGATAAAGATGAAAACTTGGTGAGAACCATTAGCTCGAAACCAAATCCTAATTATATAAAATATCCGGGAGGCCCTTCACCTGAGCCTTTACTATCAAATAAAGTTGGACTTAATCGTTTTGTTTGGGATATGAGATATAATAATTTACCTGGAGCGCCCACTGCTTACATTGAAGGATCTTTTAGAGGTCATAAAGCGATGCCGAATGCATATACAGCTGCCATAAAACAAGACAATCAATCATCTAAAGTATCATTTAATATTTTACCAAACCCATTATATAATAGTACTAAAGAAGCATATCAAGAAACTCATGATTTCCAAATGAAAACTGGGGCAAATCTCACAGATATGCACATCAGAGTTCATAAATTAAAAAAAATGCAGCATAAGATCGCTATAATTTTGAAAGATTTACCCAGAGAAAAGAAATATAGCATGGTAAGATCTAAAGGTGAAAAAATACTCAAGAAGCTTATATCTTGGGATGAAGACATGGTTCAACGTAAATCGAAAGCTTATGATGATGTAGAAAATTTTCCAAATAAATTCACAGCAGAATACATCTTCCTCATCAACCAAAATGACAGTGATTTGCCAATAGTCAATCAAGGATCGAAGGACAGACGCGTGGAACTGGACCAACAATGGAAAATCCTTAAGAGCAGATCAGAAGAACTTATAAATACTATTATTCCTGCTTATAATAGTCTATTGTGGGATCATGGCATTGGAGCTCTTAACATAGAGTAA
- a CDS encoding DUF1295 domain-containing protein, whose protein sequence is MFTTSFAEISVISGSIQLVLFGTIVLYPIWKTETLSYVDIGWPWGLVCIGLVTLFLGEGYSWRVWGIGALYILMGLRMGIGAIQFWLKGYIQKELPRYRYQRIRWERKGKTNIQAAMQIDALVQGLANVSYLALPAFIIASNPNPNISVFEVVGLLLWVASFILESIADKQKLGFLRRMKTEKLQNKVCEIGLWKYTRHPNYFAEWTIWNSLIIISIPSWLALRSSESLIIWVLLGLALLFVSIMMYNTLVYLTGAIPSEYYSLQKRPNYKSYTKRVNMFFPGFRNRK, encoded by the coding sequence TAGTTCTTTTTGGAACAATTGTACTCTATCCCATTTGGAAAACGGAAACTTTATCTTATGTAGATATAGGCTGGCCTTGGGGCTTAGTATGTATTGGATTAGTGACCTTATTTTTGGGTGAAGGTTACTCGTGGCGGGTTTGGGGTATTGGTGCTTTATATATTCTCATGGGACTTCGTATGGGTATTGGAGCTATTCAGTTTTGGTTAAAAGGATATATTCAGAAAGAATTACCGAGATACAGATATCAGCGAATAAGATGGGAAAGAAAAGGAAAAACAAATATTCAAGCAGCTATGCAAATAGATGCTTTAGTTCAAGGTTTGGCAAACGTTTCCTATTTAGCCTTACCTGCCTTTATTATTGCTTCTAACCCTAATCCAAATATATCCGTTTTTGAGGTAGTCGGTTTATTATTGTGGGTAGCTTCATTTATCCTTGAATCCATCGCAGATAAACAAAAGTTAGGATTTCTTAGACGAATGAAAACTGAAAAGCTACAGAATAAAGTTTGTGAAATAGGCTTATGGAAATACACCAGACACCCTAACTACTTTGCGGAGTGGACGATTTGGAATTCCTTAATAATTATTTCCATACCGTCTTGGTTAGCATTGCGATCTTCAGAATCATTAATAATTTGGGTTCTACTGGGACTTGCTTTGCTATTCGTCTCTATAATGATGTATAATACCTTGGTATACCTTACAGGAGCTATACCTTCTGAGTATTATTCTTTACAAAAAAGACCTAATTACAAGTCTTATACAAAAAGAGTAAATATGTTTTTTCCTGGATTTCGCAATAGAAAATAA